TTGGTGGTATCGTTATAGATACGTGCAACGCCATCAACACATGTTTGCAGTCTTACATAAAGGTAAGAAGATGCTGATTGTTCCAATACATTTTTATTAGTGAACTAAATTATGAATAaccataatgaaatgaaattttatataaacatatcctTGTACGAGATGaattttaacaaaatgaaaagattcagaagaatatactaaataaacgtaaatacataaatcataaacgAGCAATATATGTTCAAATGTACCTCATTCTGACAAAAATATGTAATGCGAAAAAGCATTTATTACTAATATAAGTAAATTAGAGTGTAACTGTCTTTTGGATCATTCATATGAATTATACCTATGCATTTGGGTTAAAGTTACCAAAATATCTTCCTGCATCAAGTGTTCCATCTACAGGATTACCCGAATTATCTTTCACCGAACTGTGCGACATAGGTGTATAGTTCCTTGCAGCCATGTTTGGGTATTAATGTGGTACAGCATCTCTATAATCACTGTGATGACCCATCGTACTGCTGATGGGTGGGTTGGAATGGGACTCATAGGGACTAGGTGCTATTTCGCTGGTATCACTACTTGGTGTCCAACATCGAGTTTCTTGCGGGATGGGATGTATCTGCTCAGACTGTCGATGCAGGTTTCCACAAAGTCCTTCGAAGATAATATCGTTTATTCCCTTTTTTGCAAGTAGCAGTTGTTTAGGATCCATTTTAAATAAATCATTGGCCCAAGCTTTAGCCATTGTGAGAAATTCATTTTCAGGTTTCTGAAGATGTTCACAAGCTAGTGCTAACAGTTCGTCTTGGCGATTAGAAACCTTTGCCAATTTCTTACGCTTTGCAGGTTGAGCTGGAACAGGATGTAGATTCGTACTTTCATTTACCCTGTCTTGTACGGTTGTGCCTTCCTGGTCATCGTCaatctgaaattaaaaaatacattttttattttccagatgCCGCAAACTGCTGAAGAGTGGAAAGAATTGAGCAACGATTTCAATAAACATTGGAATATACCACATTGTGTTGGGGCATTAGACGGCAAACACGTTTCAATTAAAAAACCAATTCCCTCTGGATCATTTTACtataatgttacgaagtgccaagtatctggttaccatgcatcaaatattacctcaccaaaagccagacacctgaaccctcataacacatttaaacgactgaatactctaaaggcaacagtgatcccttaacacttaccagtattgcagaaaatcagactaagttcatcaaaacaggtgtgaggtaatcttgtaagtaattaaattaatcaaagggcatcactccatcaacaactttcaaaactctaagtatttccctgatttcagaagtctaagtacttccctggttctaagtcacttcaattaaattgaaggaaagcaaatcaattaccactctatgtctctacctatcataaatatagtcataattatatatatactcggtgtaagataaagaaaacacttataaaaattttaaatacaaaaatttattattaaattcaaaatttataagtgaaattcacaatatcagggaaaattactgttacttgaaaacaaagtaaagtttaattaattcttgaatcaaattaagtaaaattaaatcaaaattaatttatcataaaattcaagaaaattaattaatcaaaattcaaaagtgttaggcaataactgaaaatttgaaattaattcacaagtgctaaacaacaataaaacttgaaaagaattctaagtaaatgcaaatcaattcacaagtgttaaatttaattaaatgtgcaatgataaagcaatgaaaataactaagtcaattaaatggtgaatgcaaatgaaaatataaaacaaaaagacacacttcaataagaaaatgaataagtgcacaaacagtggaacagacacaaacacaaaaaatatcagctttgtgtaaaagtgtaaatctttttcattcaaaaacactaaccaacagtttttaccaaaccttcgtaacagacaacagttcctatcaattattagttaaacacactccgtatccattattagttgcaactaataaaaatataacacactttaccttttttggtataccaacttctttctttctcttgtaaattacactttcacaaaaaacccaggcgccgttacgaaatgtttgttcagattccacaaaagaaattaaataaactaaataaattctaagaaatatcaaatatacaattctcacaagttatgagtgaccaaatttacgttacgttaaaataatctTGATGtcgagtgatagagagagagggagatctaactgcctcgaggtcttaagatcgaatgaaaatctcttcctttatggaaatgacagagcagatgtctcaaaacgttctaggcacgaaagcttctcgaaagttctgaaatctgacgcaatcttacacacataatgtgcaacatccacgtgggacttggcaaatacatacacgtacaagacaagactgctcaacagatacgtacccgattgaaacggagggtaaacgataattaagattgacatgttctttatgacaacgagctcgctatcaaacgcgctgacagagcagggaagcaaacggatctcgcagactctaattttaaagtgctgacataaaagttaaacatttgcagctttgaaaagacaaggatctctctctttacgttatatacatattcttttacaagacgttaatgcgaaatctgaacacacattttaaaacatcctattctaagctatctaggaatctgaaaaaatgttacacaatctacaagacatttcaaagaggggaaaacatgcattttgaaagtagcaatatataatatacctcccccagaagattttttatcacggtgttgaatccaacgattcgcaacgagataaataatcagcaactacattgtttttgccactaatgtgctgcactcttaagttatactgttgcaggcacaaagaccacctggtcagtctttgattatggtttttcattttctggataaatgacagtggattgtgatcagaaaacactacaatttctttattcctaggtctattcacatacacttcaaattttttcaatgcggtgattaaggctaaagtttccttctcgattgtcgaatatactttctgatgttttttcaattttgtagacatgaagcatacaggatggtagatattattttcatcttcttgaagtagaacagctccaacaccacagtctgacgcatcaacttgtatcacaaatttcttgtcgaagtctggagcttgaagtactggtcttgaagttaaaatggcttttaccttctcaaaggattcttgacactctggagtccaaataaacttagctttgggactagtcaagtctgtcaagggagctactacggctgagaaatttgggcaaaaacgacgatagaaaccagccatgcctaaaaaatctctgtagctgtttcctggtagtaggtggggtagccttacggataccttctacattagcatttactgaagcaagaaggcctttcccaacttcaaacccaagatactgtacagttgcctttccaaactcactcttctctaggttgattgttaatcctgcttcttgtagtttcttgaaaactttcttcagaatcttcagatgttcttcccacgttgtagagtaaatcacgatgtcatctaggtatacacctactccttctattgatcctaacagttgatccatcactcgttgaaatgttgcgggtgcattcatcagaccaaacggcagaacagtatactgatatagtccaaaaggagtaataaaagctgacagcagcttcgcattctcatctaagggaatttgataatatcctttcaacaagtctatcttggaaacaaacttggcttgcccaatattatcaagtaactgatctataagaggcaaaggataattatcagccatactgatagaattcagcttcctataatcagtacacatcctaaatgaaccatctggtttcttcactaacacacatggagaactaaagtgacttgaactgggttctgctaatccatgttgcagcaaatactcaacttccttcttcaaaacatctcgatgatacggtgataagcgataggctctttgcttgaaaggttttccatcttcttgaatcttgatttcatgcttggtcagatcagtacgtctaggcacatctgaaaaaatgtctggaaaacttctaattacgtcacttaagtcttcaccttgttcaacactcagatgtttcagtttatcctccaaattttccaaaattgaagaattattcatcttgcttgcagctcccaattc
The nucleotide sequence above comes from Macrobrachium nipponense isolate FS-2020 chromosome 37, ASM1510439v2, whole genome shotgun sequence. Encoded proteins:
- the LOC135209228 gene encoding uncharacterized protein LOC135209228, whose amino-acid sequence is MAPTKHEKKFLLELIGVYRSLPQLWNIKSDCYSDRNKKDMAYETLLQKFRDYYPEGTKEELKKKINSLRTSFRKELEKIKDSSRSGAGADEIYEPSLRCFEALWFLSDHETPAPSRSTIQSTEEIDDDQEGTTVQDRVNESTNLHPVPAQPAKRKKLAKVSNRQDELLALACEHLQKPENEFLTMAKAWANDLFKMDPKQLLLAKKGINDIIFEGLCGNLHRQSEQIHPIPQETRCWTPSSDTSEIAPSPYESHSNPPISSTMGHHSDYRDAVPH